A window of Lagopus muta isolate bLagMut1 chromosome 16, bLagMut1 primary, whole genome shotgun sequence contains these coding sequences:
- the PCMTD2 gene encoding protein-L-isoaspartate O-methyltransferase domain-containing protein 2: MGGAVSAGEDNDELIDNLKEAQYIRTELVEQAFRAIDRADYYLEEFKDNAYKDLAWKHGNIHLSAPCIYSEVMEALDLQPGLSFLNLGSGTGYLSSMVGLILGPFGVNHGVELHSDVIEYAKQKLDFFIKTSDSFDKFEFCEPSFVTGNCLEISPDCTQYDRVYCGAGVQKEHEDYMKNLLKVGGILVMPLEEKLTKITRTGPSAWETKKILAVSFAPLIQPNHTDSGKSRLVHLPPVAVRSLQDLARIAIRGTIKRIIHQETMSKNGNGLKNPPRFKRRRVRRRRMETIVFLDKEVFASRISNASDDNNNCEETEDERREEEETKPSELKPDPPVNFLREKVLSLPLPDPLKYYLLYYREK, encoded by the exons ATGGGAGGTGCAGTAAGTGCAGGAGAAGACAACGATGAGTTAATTGATAACCTGAAGGAGGCACAATATATCCGGACAGAGCTGGTAGAGCAGGCATTCCGTGCCATTGATCGAGCTGACTACTACTTGGAGGAGTTCAAAGACAATGCCTACAAGGACTTGGCATGGAAGCATGGAAATATTCATCTTTCAGCACCCTGCATTTACTCTGAGGTGATGGAAGCTTTGGATCTGCAGCCAGGGCTGTCATTTTTGAATCTTGGCAGTGGCACTGGCTATCTGAGTTCTATGGTTGGACTCATCTTGG gTCCTTTTGGTGTTAACCACGGTGTGGAGCTTCATTCTGATGTGATTGAATATGCAAAGCAGAAATTGGACTTCTTCATCAAAACAAGCGACAGCTTTGACAA atttgaaTTTTGTGAGCCATCTTTTGTTACTGGAAACTGTTTAGAGATTTCCCCGGACTGCACTCAATATGACCGCGTTTATTGCGGTGCTGGAGTTCAGAAGGAACATGAAGACTACATGAAGAACCTCTTGAAAGTTGGGGGAATTCTCGTCATGCCCCTTGAAGAGAAG TTAACTAAGATAACTCGTACTGGTCCTTCTGCCTGGGAAACCAAGAAGattcttgctgtttcttttgctcCTTTGATTCAGCCCAACCACACAGATTCAGGAAAGTCGAGGCTTGTTCACTTGC cCCCTGTGGCAGTTCGCAGCCTCCAGGACCTGGCTCGCATCGCCATCCGAGGAACCATTAAAAGAATTATACATCAGGAAACAATGAGCAAAAACGGGAACGGCCTGAAGAACCCTCCTAGGTTTAAACGAAGACGTGTGCGTCGCCGTCGCATGGAAACTATTGTTTTCTTGGACAAAGAGGTCTTTGCCAGTCGGATCTCCAACGCATCGGATGATAACAACAACTGTGAGGAGACCGAGGATGAGAGGCGAGAAGAGGAAGAAACGAAACCCTCTGAACTAAAGCCAGATCCCCCTGTAAACTTTTTGAGAGAAAAGGTCTTGAGTCTGCCTTTGCCCGATCCCTTGAAATATTACCTGCTTTATTACAGGGAGAAGTAA